In a genomic window of Aphanothece sacrum FPU1:
- a CDS encoding M23 family metallopeptidase → MNQLIYFLRKKLRIVLSQRFWLILLALTALSLSLGTKVPLNAQYVPAAIATNTWRYASFPVENPQAYTSGFGYRISPVTGQSQFHYGLDIAASLGSYVRNWWEGQIVELSDHTACGTMIRIRSGQWTHIYCHLMGSVGNTPQGQYLMDQDGGIIVWLGQNIPLGARIGRVGMTGRTTGPHLHWGLMYGREYVDPALILQEMFRYQAAS, encoded by the coding sequence ATGAATCAGTTAATATATTTCTTAAGAAAAAAGCTTAGGATTGTCCTTTCCCAACGCTTTTGGTTAATTTTATTAGCCTTAACTGCTTTATCTCTAAGTCTAGGTACAAAAGTCCCTTTAAACGCCCAATATGTTCCGGCCGCTATCGCCACCAATACCTGGCGATATGCGTCCTTTCCCGTCGAAAACCCTCAAGCTTATACCTCTGGGTTTGGGTATCGGATATCTCCCGTCACCGGCCAATCTCAATTTCATTATGGCTTAGATATTGCCGCATCGTTAGGCAGTTATGTGCGAAATTGGTGGGAAGGCCAAATCGTGGAATTATCAGACCATACTGCTTGTGGTACAATGATTAGGATTCGCTCAGGACAATGGACTCATATTTACTGTCATTTGATGGGATCAGTAGGAAACACTCCTCAAGGACAATATTTAATGGATCAAGATGGGGGAATTATTGTCTGGTTAGGGCAAAATATCCCTCTTGGGGCTAGAATTGGTCGAGTAGGTATGACGGGACGAACTACAGGGCCTCATCTTCATTGGGGGTTAATGTATGGCAGAGAATATGTTGATCCTGCTTTAATATTACAAGAAATGTTTCGTTATCAAGCTGCTTCCTAA